One Drosophila subobscura isolate 14011-0131.10 chromosome U, UCBerk_Dsub_1.0, whole genome shotgun sequence DNA window includes the following coding sequences:
- the LOC117900662 gene encoding uncharacterized protein LOC117900662 isoform X3, which translates to MDLPSMVQRSGDTLIVRSVVSGNQLYAEQGGHNPNGNQNSATSGSSSSLLERHVERYRLQHLLQQQQQAAAAAAAVVSSVQQQQQQQHQQQQQQQQAVISMDAKEEGLPQCKIKRNYSCNHCAYFTQNPRYHLTHLRDVHGEKIVINKCKLCLYASRHFQKLVRHMKMVHGCTDGIPSGHGQARGKRGMSREARKRRLEESVGVMGGSHVGGQGLTVSVPDVPTLEQVKRELQLQEEKLQRDIEAFNQRQREEQQQMEQQLELANSYERQMQMQVLREFERQSPPEPPTPSPSGSATPPSNCEEPQNRLLKCSACEFTTLYRTQLRAHELAEHGKTKFFRCDKCSYVTHIKARFSKHVKYHSMPMIKCVTCDFRTPYKWNLDRHMKNHGGAGAFKCAACDFTADIKQSLTVHEMNHHVPPVGNAGSIWPRRQNKVGASEMCDDFLSDSAELEDQYNNNNVDDDLLDAGMEDPDEVLSGEELHHYGKRSKYDDEEEPTDLSQKGGCSSDTSSVGTATPNRSQRPVPNLIPISKGPKDVLNLSKDTNASRSTLTEIASMFFNEKQISEMLDKSDVPQLSPATTVTSQASSRSQPTKKTSSSFLDKLKTGAQHENLICQCGHVAKCLSESIIHGKSCHASAVIIADDDDAALHEDDADDRLEIDEDDEDHHSHSALNLSVTGSTRCQHCRHRCKSSNDLLHHLTQCVEAIRCANEMYDSNSGESSEQRRSDSHHSLQQQAAVQQQRVCIWNKAAKEIAAAAAAAVHQENSNNNKSPANSQGTNNEENSYYGVETAPGYGEVTKKMTPEEEAANSSLKKVYKCPHCSFWASTASRFHVHIVGHLNKKPFECSLCSYRSNWRWDITKHIRLKTIRDPSHKTAKVLMNDETGRRNYTKYNKYITLMKVTEEDGDPKLMKSGEMTPNQVASLAFLKDYAKVGSGSGQDITLEPVLSSKPNALDDAHLADNLIRIPLLATIMNAAMSQQQHQQHQQHKEQQHITPSVTISPVKRSNQAPPSKPSDDLITEVHQEGNEKRTVYRCRKCNFGHHNRDAVLAHVKIHYQDASYPKSAGAGSASGTSPLQVSVSTNPQYYMNKVFAAMCLGQSSPTSNATNPGTGGSSGSQQHSLISAGLLQRAIQEAQHSPTPNASALSGLALALAGGKSAANTTKASAASILEHGEQKASQNEASADSLTSPTTTTTTNNNTTTKEQKAGMASSGGRSLQDLLTSPRTRNGGHAGHHGAGTATGGLQTSNHPNANSNNSSSVVVMGTGTGTGHRLDANSSSCNNIYVASSTTPTATATGTATANNHKNASPTMPRHCRLKHSGDIRIETLERGGSAPAIYRPLGAGASNESQSHINSTTNSHTSTSSLNILNSKLGNGNGNGCSNNSASAQQLLMSSKQLEQLLHSPLSAGAAAVVNAANTQQDLQAVAAYWAAACKAAVANGEELLQLQQNDQIEITRLPSAANQEHQSNQSNTKSKQQKCPVCPYISESKSQMNYHVSLHKPTQYECRLCTFVCAKKQHLSSHMRSVHQQQLAVGGTGAAGTGGASSLGLDFSVALQLAAAAKQVQQLPASTPLSIDLSQLQLDAASDADMNPQQLPPEYQYKLISYCPRCPARFAQKHNDERQGKQELEQHLTAHAAANDTETEDLYVCTYCGYRTGEETLLQLHRAVHMSHYQEKCQQLYKNCKEDVEFPAPKLMQITGPETIWVVDSELSVQLLQQQAAGGVSSSTSAAGSFSGQNSLLKKQLESGSGLERAIERESTPQPKPQEAEAEAEEDEERRSSSTPSTSASVATSDLAADVSSDAGSMDMPQSASAPERCLHCPFETQKHEELQQHLPHHGVVQAAPEGAHLCAHCDYHTATEAEIEEHTVVHFNASEKLKSVEFYTCYDNLEISMEQESEEPTKQHTENNNNQDNVINANMQEQQQEQSDAEHLDGDLDEQPPAKKHSTKIILYKSDGALSVKPSPEEQSAAESQSRSENISDRLRRRILRGSAPTAPEECQEQRPTTPEKMILVNPKTGKVISRK; encoded by the exons ATGGATCTGCCCTCGATGGTGCAGCGTTCCGGGGACACTCTGATCGTGCGCAGCGTTGTCAGCGGCAATCAGCTGTACGCCGAGCAGGGCGGCCACAATCCAAATGGAAACCAAAACAGTGCCACAtcgggctcctcctcctcactGCTGGAGCGGCATGTGGAGAGATATCGGCTGCAAcatttgctgcagcagcaacagcaggcggcagctgccgcagcggcagtcgTGAGCagcgtgcagcagcagcaacagcagcaacatcaacagcagcagcagcagcaacaggcagtcATCTCTATGGATGCCAAGGAGGAGGGACTGCCACAGTGCAAAATCAAGCGGAATTATAGCTGCAACCACTGCGCCTACTTCACACAGAACCCGCGCTACCATCTCACGCATCTGAGGGATGTGCACGGCGAGAAGATCGTCATCAACAAGTGCAAACTGTGCCTGTATGCCTCGCGACACTTCCAGAAGCTGGTGCGGCACATGAAGATGGTGCACGGCTGCACCGACGGCATACCCAGTGGCCATGGACAGGCGCGGGGCAAGCGCGGCATGAGCCGAGAGGCGCGCAAGCGTCGCCTGGAGGAGAGCGTGGGCGTGATGGGTGGCAGCCATGTGGGTGGACAGGGCCTGACGGTGAGCGTTCCGGATGTGCCCACATTGGAGCAGGTGAAgcgggagctgcagctgcaggaggagaagtTGCAGCGCGACATCGAGGCCTTCAATCAGCGGCAgcgcgaggagcagcagcaaatggagcaacagctggagctggccaacaGCTACGAGCgccagatgcagatgcaggtGCTGCGAGAGTTTGAGCGCCAGTCGCCGCCGGAGCCACCGACACCCTCGCCAAGTGGATCGGCCACGCCGCCCTCCAACTGCGAGGAGCCACAGAATCGCCTGCTCAAGTGCAGCGCCTGCGAGTTCACGACCCTGTACCGCACCCAGCTGCGGGCCCACGAGCTGGCCGAGCATGGGAAGACCAAGTTCTTTCGCTGCGACAAGTGCAGCTATGTGACGCACATCAAGGCGCGCTTCAGCAAGCACGTGAAGTACCATTCGATGCCCATGATCAAGTGCGTCACCTGCGATTTCCGCACCCCCTACAAGTGGAATCTCGATCGACACATGAAGAACCATGGCGGTGCGGGCGCCTTCAAGTGTGCCGCCTGCGATTTCACAGCGGACATCAAGCAGTCGCTGACAGTGCACGAGATGAACCATCATGTGCCGCCCGTGGGCAATGCTGGTTCCATTTGGCCCAGGCGCCAAAACAAGGTCGGTGCCAGCGAGATGTGCGATGATTTTCTCAGCGACTCTGCCGAGCTGGAGGATCAgtacaataacaataatgttgatgatgatctgctggatgctggcATGGAGGATCCCGACGAGGTGCTTAGCGGCGAGGAGCTGCATCATTATGGCAAGCGCAGCAAGTACGATGACGAAGAGGAGCCCACGGATCTGTCGCAGAAGGGCGGCTGCTCGTCGGACACCTCCAGTGTGGGCACAGCGACGCCCAACAGGTCCCAGCGACCAGTGCCAAATCTCATACCCATCAGCAAGGGTCCCAAGGA CGTTTTGAATCTTTCCAAGGACACGAATGCATCGCGCAGCACCCTCACAGAGATTGCCTCCATGTTCTTCAATGAGAAGCAAATCTCCGAGATGCTGGACAAATCCGATGTGCCCCAACTGTCGCCAGCGACGACTGTCACCTCGCAGGCCTCGTCCCGCAGCCAGCCGACCAAAAagaccagctccagcttcctGGACAAGCTGAAGACCGGCGCCCAGCACGAGAATCTCATCTGCCAGTGCGGCCATGTGGCCAAGTGCCTGTCCGAGTCGATCATCCATGGCAAGAGCTGCCATGCCTCGGCCGTGATCATTgccgacgatgacgatgcgGCCCTGCACgaggatgatgctgatgatcgCCTTGAGATCGATGAGGACGATGAGGATCATCACTCCCATTCGGCATTGAATCTAAGTGTGACGGGATCAACGCGTTGCCAGCATTGCCGCCATCGCTGCAAGTCCTCCAACGATCTGCTGCACCATCTGACGCAGTGCGTCGAGGCCATACGCTGTGCCAACGAGATGTACGACTCCAATTCCGGCGaaagcagcgagcagcgtCGCTCCGACTCGCACCACTCCCttcagcagcaggcggccgtCCAGCAACAGCGTGTCTGCATTTGGAACAAGGCGGCCAAGGAgattgctgccgccgccgcagcggctGTTCATCAggagaacagcaacaacaacaagtcaCCGGCCAATAGCCAGGGGACCAACAACGAGGAGAACAGCTACTACGGCGTGGAGACGGCACCCGGCTACGGCGAG GTAACCAAAAAGATGACACCTGAAGAAGAGGCCGCCAACTCGTCCCTGAAGAAGGTCTACAAGTGTCCGCACTGTAGCTTTTGGGCCTCGACAGCCTCCCGCTTCCATGTGCACATTGTGGGGCATCTGAACAAGAAGCCCTTTGAGTGCTCCCTCTGCTCATACCGCTCGAACTGGCGCTGGGACATCACCAAGCACATCCGCCTGAAGACCATCCGTGATCCCTCGCACAAGACGGCCAAAGTGCTGATGAACGATGAGACCGGACGGCGGAACTACACCAAGTACAACAAGTACATAACCCTCATGAAGGTGACGGAGGAGGATGGAGATCCCAAGCTGATGAAATCCGGCGAGATGACACCCAATCAGGTGGCCTCGCTGGCCTTCCTCAAGGACTATGCAAAGGTGGGCAGTGGCTCCGGCCAGGATATAACCTTGGAGCCGGTGCTGTCCAGCAAACCGAATGCACTGGACGATGCCCATCTGGCGGACAACCTGATACGCATACCCCTGCTGGCGACCATCATGAATGCGGCCatgtcccagcagcagcaccagcaacatcagcagcacaaggagcagcagcacattacGCCCTCGGTGACTATTTCGCCGGTGAAGCGGTCAAATCAGGCGCCGCCCAGCAAGCCCAGCGATGATCTCATCACTGAGGTGCACCAGGAGGGCAACGAGAAGCGCACCGTCTACAGATGCCGCAAGTGCAACTTTGG TCATCACAATCGCGATGCAGTGCTGGCTCACGTGAAGATCCACTACCAGGATGCCAGCTATCCAAAGTCCGCCGGCGCTGGGTCCGCTTCCGGCACCTCGCCGCTGCAGGTGTCCGTCAGCACGAATCCGCAGTACTACATGAACAAAGTATTTGCTGCCATGTGCCTGGGACAGTCATCGCCCACATCGAATGCGACAAATCCCGGCACTGGCGGCAGCTCTGGCAGCCAACAACATTCCCTTATATCGGCAGGACTGCTGCAGCGGGCCATACAGGAGGCCCAGCACTCACCGACACCGAATGCCAGCGCTCTGAGTGGCCTAGCCTTGGCCCTGGCTGGCGGCAAGTCTGCTGCCAATACGACGAAAGCCAGTGCCGCCTCCATTTTAGAGCACGGTGAGCAGAAAGCGAGTCAAAACGAGGCAAGTGCCGACAGTCTGACGTCGcctaccaccaccaccaccacgaatAACAACACcacaacaaaagaacaaaaagccGGCATGGCGAGCAGTGGTGGCAGATCGTTACAGGATCTGTTGACATCACCGCGCACCAGAAATGGTGGTCATGCTGGTCACCATGGTGCTGGAACAGCCACTGGAGGGCTGCAAACATCTAATCATCCTAATGCTAACAGTAACAACTCCTCCTCGGTTGTGGTAATGGGCACCGGTACCGGTACAGGACACAGGCTGGATGcaaactcctcctcctgcaacAACATCTACGTCGCATCATCCACCacacccactgccactgccactggcacagccacagccaacaacCACAAGAATGCATCGCCTACTATGCCA CGGCACTGTCGCTTAAAGCATTCCGGGGATATTCGGATCGAGACCCTTGAGCGTGGCGGCAGCGCACCGGCCATCTATCGGCCGTTGGGCGCCGGTGCCAGCAATGAATCCCAGTCCCACATCAACAGCACCACCAATAGCCACACATCGACATCCAGCCTCAACATTCTCAACAGCAAACTCggaaatggcaacggcaatggctgCTCCAACAACTCCGCCAGTGCCCAACAGCTGCTGATGAGCTCCAAGCaattggagcagctgctgcactctccactctctgcaGGCGCTGCGGCTGTGGTGAATGCTGCCAATACGCAGCAGGATCTTCAGGCGGTGGCCGCTTACTGGGCTGCAGCCTGCAAGGCAGCCGTGGCCAATggggaggagctgctgcagctgcagcagaacgaTCAAATAGAGATCACGCGGCTGCCATCTGCGGCCAACCAGGAGCACCAGAGCAACCAGAGCAACACCaagagcaagcagcaaaagtgtCCCGTGTGTCCGTACATCTCGGAGAGCAAGTCCCAGATGAACTATCACGTCTCCCTGCACAAGCCCACGCAGTACGAGTGCCGGCTGTGCACCTTTGTGTGCGCCAAGAAGCAGCACCTGAGCAGCCACATGAGGAGcgtgcatcagcagcagctggcagtgggTGGCACAGGCGCAGCAGGCACAGGAGGAGCCTCCTCCTTGGGCCTGGACTTTAGTGTGGCCCTCcagctggcggcggcggccaaaCAGGTCCAACAGCTTCCCGCCTCCACGCCGCTCTCCATCGACTTGAGtcaactgcagctggatgCGGCCTCGGATGCGGACATGAatccgcagcagctgccgccagaGTACCAGTACAAGCTGATCAGCTACTGTCCGCGCTGTCCCGCCCGCTTTGCCCAGAAGCACAACGACGAGCGGCAGGgcaagcaggagctggagcagcacctGACCGCCCATGCGGCCGCCAATGATACAGAGACGGAAGATCTTTATGTGTGCACCTACTGCGGCTACCGCACAGGAGAggagacgctgctgcagctgcatcggGCCGTGCACATGTCGCACTACCAGGAGAAGTGCCAGCAGCTGTACAAGAACTGCAAGGAGGATGTCGAGTTCCCCGCGCCGAAGCTCATGCAGATCACGGGACCCGAGACCATCTGGGTGGTGGACAGCGAGCTGAgtgtccagctgctgcagcagcaggcggcgggtGGCGTTAGTTCTTCGACCAGCGCTGCCGGCAGCTTCAGTGGCCAGAACTCGCTGCTCAAGAAGCAGCTGGAGTCGGGCAGTGGCCTGGAGAGGGCCATCGAACGCGAGTCTACGCCTCAGCCCAAGCCGCAAGAGGCGGAAgccgaggcggaggaggatgaggagcgtcgcagcagctccacgccATCGACGAGTGCCTCGGTGGCCACCAGTGATCTGGCTGCAGATGTCAGCAGTGACGCCGGCTCCATGGATATGCCACAGTCGGCCTCGGCGCCCGAGCGCTGTCTCCACTGTCCGTTCGAGACGCAGAAGCatgaggagctgcagcagcatctgccgCATCATGGCGTCGTCCAGGCAGCCCCAGAAGGTGCACATTTGTGTGCCCATTGCGACTACCATACCGCCACGGAGGCGGAGATCGAGGAGCACACAGTGGTGCATTTCAATGCCAGCGAGAAGCTCAAGTCAGTGGAGTTTTACACGTGCTACGACAACCTCGAGATCAGCATGGAGCAGGAGTCGGAGGAGCCCACCAAGCAGCACAccgagaacaacaacaaccaggaCAATGTGATCAATGCCAAcatgcaggagcagcagcaggagcaaagcGATGCAGAGCATCTGGATGGGGACCTGGACGAGCAGCCGCCAGCCAAGAAACACAGCACAAAGATCATTCTGTACAAGAGCGATGGAGCGTTGAGTGTGAAGCCATCGCCTGAGGAGCAATCCGCAGCAGAGTCGCAGAGTCGTAGCGAGAATATCAGCGATCGTCTGCGTCGTCGCATACTACGGGGCAGTGCCCCAACAGCGCCCGAGGAGTGCCAGGAGCAGCGGCCAACGACGCCGGAAAAAATGATTCTGGTCAACCCCAAGACGGGCAAAGTCATTTCCAGGAAGTAG
- the LOC117900662 gene encoding uncharacterized protein LOC117900662 isoform X5 translates to MDAKEEGLPQCKIKRNYSCNHCAYFTQNPRYHLTHLRDVHGEKIVINKCKLCLYASRHFQKLVRHMKMVHGCTDGIPSGHGQARGKRGMSREARKRRLEESVGVMGGSHVGGQGLTVSVPDVPTLEQVKRELQLQEEKLQRDIEAFNQRQREEQQQMEQQLELANSYERQMQMQVLREFERQSPPEPPTPSPSGSATPPSNCEEPQNRLLKCSACEFTTLYRTQLRAHELAEHGKTKFFRCDKCSYVTHIKARFSKHVKYHSMPMIKCVTCDFRTPYKWNLDRHMKNHGGAGAFKCAACDFTADIKQSLTVHEMNHHVPPVGNAGSIWPRRQNKVGASEMCDDFLSDSAELEDQYNNNNVDDDLLDAGMEDPDEVLSGEELHHYGKRSKYDDEEEPTDLSQKGGCSSDTSSVGTATPNRSQRPVPNLIPISKGPKDVLNLSKDTNASRSTLTEIASMFFNEKQISEMLDKSDVPQLSPATTVTSQASSRSQPTKKTSSSFLDKLKTGAQHENLICQCGHVAKCLSESIIHGKSCHASAVIIADDDDAALHEDDADDRLEIDEDDEDHHSHSALNLSVTGSTRCQHCRHRCKSSNDLLHHLTQCVEAIRCANEMYDSNSGESSEQRRSDSHHSLQQQAAVQQQRVCIWNKAAKEIAAAAAAAVHQENSNNNKSPANSQGTNNEENSYYGVETAPGYGEVTKKMTPEEEAANSSLKKVYKCPHCSFWASTASRFHVHIVGHLNKKPFECSLCSYRSNWRWDITKHIRLKTIRDPSHKTAKVLMNDETGRRNYTKYNKYITLMKVTEEDGDPKLMKSGEMTPNQVASLAFLKDYAKVGSGSGQDITLEPVLSSKPNALDDAHLADNLIRIPLLATIMNAAMSQQQHQQHQQHKEQQHITPSVTISPVKRSNQAPPSKPSDDLITEVHQEGNEKRTVYRCRKCNFGHHNRDAVLAHVKIHYQDASYPKSAGAGSASGTSPLQVSVSTNPQYYMNKVFAAMCLGQSSPTSNATNPGTGGSSGSQQHSLISAGLLQRAIQEAQHSPTPNASALSGLALALAGGKSAANTTKASAASILEHAALSLKAFRGYSDRDP, encoded by the exons ATGGATGCCAAGGAGGAGGGACTGCCACAGTGCAAAATCAAGCGGAATTATAGCTGCAACCACTGCGCCTACTTCACACAGAACCCGCGCTACCATCTCACGCATCTGAGGGATGTGCACGGCGAGAAGATCGTCATCAACAAGTGCAAACTGTGCCTGTATGCCTCGCGACACTTCCAGAAGCTGGTGCGGCACATGAAGATGGTGCACGGCTGCACCGACGGCATACCCAGTGGCCATGGACAGGCGCGGGGCAAGCGCGGCATGAGCCGAGAGGCGCGCAAGCGTCGCCTGGAGGAGAGCGTGGGCGTGATGGGTGGCAGCCATGTGGGTGGACAGGGCCTGACGGTGAGCGTTCCGGATGTGCCCACATTGGAGCAGGTGAAgcgggagctgcagctgcaggaggagaagtTGCAGCGCGACATCGAGGCCTTCAATCAGCGGCAgcgcgaggagcagcagcaaatggagcaacagctggagctggccaacaGCTACGAGCgccagatgcagatgcaggtGCTGCGAGAGTTTGAGCGCCAGTCGCCGCCGGAGCCACCGACACCCTCGCCAAGTGGATCGGCCACGCCGCCCTCCAACTGCGAGGAGCCACAGAATCGCCTGCTCAAGTGCAGCGCCTGCGAGTTCACGACCCTGTACCGCACCCAGCTGCGGGCCCACGAGCTGGCCGAGCATGGGAAGACCAAGTTCTTTCGCTGCGACAAGTGCAGCTATGTGACGCACATCAAGGCGCGCTTCAGCAAGCACGTGAAGTACCATTCGATGCCCATGATCAAGTGCGTCACCTGCGATTTCCGCACCCCCTACAAGTGGAATCTCGATCGACACATGAAGAACCATGGCGGTGCGGGCGCCTTCAAGTGTGCCGCCTGCGATTTCACAGCGGACATCAAGCAGTCGCTGACAGTGCACGAGATGAACCATCATGTGCCGCCCGTGGGCAATGCTGGTTCCATTTGGCCCAGGCGCCAAAACAAGGTCGGTGCCAGCGAGATGTGCGATGATTTTCTCAGCGACTCTGCCGAGCTGGAGGATCAgtacaataacaataatgttgatgatgatctgctggatgctggcATGGAGGATCCCGACGAGGTGCTTAGCGGCGAGGAGCTGCATCATTATGGCAAGCGCAGCAAGTACGATGACGAAGAGGAGCCCACGGATCTGTCGCAGAAGGGCGGCTGCTCGTCGGACACCTCCAGTGTGGGCACAGCGACGCCCAACAGGTCCCAGCGACCAGTGCCAAATCTCATACCCATCAGCAAGGGTCCCAAGGA CGTTTTGAATCTTTCCAAGGACACGAATGCATCGCGCAGCACCCTCACAGAGATTGCCTCCATGTTCTTCAATGAGAAGCAAATCTCCGAGATGCTGGACAAATCCGATGTGCCCCAACTGTCGCCAGCGACGACTGTCACCTCGCAGGCCTCGTCCCGCAGCCAGCCGACCAAAAagaccagctccagcttcctGGACAAGCTGAAGACCGGCGCCCAGCACGAGAATCTCATCTGCCAGTGCGGCCATGTGGCCAAGTGCCTGTCCGAGTCGATCATCCATGGCAAGAGCTGCCATGCCTCGGCCGTGATCATTgccgacgatgacgatgcgGCCCTGCACgaggatgatgctgatgatcgCCTTGAGATCGATGAGGACGATGAGGATCATCACTCCCATTCGGCATTGAATCTAAGTGTGACGGGATCAACGCGTTGCCAGCATTGCCGCCATCGCTGCAAGTCCTCCAACGATCTGCTGCACCATCTGACGCAGTGCGTCGAGGCCATACGCTGTGCCAACGAGATGTACGACTCCAATTCCGGCGaaagcagcgagcagcgtCGCTCCGACTCGCACCACTCCCttcagcagcaggcggccgtCCAGCAACAGCGTGTCTGCATTTGGAACAAGGCGGCCAAGGAgattgctgccgccgccgcagcggctGTTCATCAggagaacagcaacaacaacaagtcaCCGGCCAATAGCCAGGGGACCAACAACGAGGAGAACAGCTACTACGGCGTGGAGACGGCACCCGGCTACGGCGAG GTAACCAAAAAGATGACACCTGAAGAAGAGGCCGCCAACTCGTCCCTGAAGAAGGTCTACAAGTGTCCGCACTGTAGCTTTTGGGCCTCGACAGCCTCCCGCTTCCATGTGCACATTGTGGGGCATCTGAACAAGAAGCCCTTTGAGTGCTCCCTCTGCTCATACCGCTCGAACTGGCGCTGGGACATCACCAAGCACATCCGCCTGAAGACCATCCGTGATCCCTCGCACAAGACGGCCAAAGTGCTGATGAACGATGAGACCGGACGGCGGAACTACACCAAGTACAACAAGTACATAACCCTCATGAAGGTGACGGAGGAGGATGGAGATCCCAAGCTGATGAAATCCGGCGAGATGACACCCAATCAGGTGGCCTCGCTGGCCTTCCTCAAGGACTATGCAAAGGTGGGCAGTGGCTCCGGCCAGGATATAACCTTGGAGCCGGTGCTGTCCAGCAAACCGAATGCACTGGACGATGCCCATCTGGCGGACAACCTGATACGCATACCCCTGCTGGCGACCATCATGAATGCGGCCatgtcccagcagcagcaccagcaacatcagcagcacaaggagcagcagcacattacGCCCTCGGTGACTATTTCGCCGGTGAAGCGGTCAAATCAGGCGCCGCCCAGCAAGCCCAGCGATGATCTCATCACTGAGGTGCACCAGGAGGGCAACGAGAAGCGCACCGTCTACAGATGCCGCAAGTGCAACTTTGG TCATCACAATCGCGATGCAGTGCTGGCTCACGTGAAGATCCACTACCAGGATGCCAGCTATCCAAAGTCCGCCGGCGCTGGGTCCGCTTCCGGCACCTCGCCGCTGCAGGTGTCCGTCAGCACGAATCCGCAGTACTACATGAACAAAGTATTTGCTGCCATGTGCCTGGGACAGTCATCGCCCACATCGAATGCGACAAATCCCGGCACTGGCGGCAGCTCTGGCAGCCAACAACATTCCCTTATATCGGCAGGACTGCTGCAGCGGGCCATACAGGAGGCCCAGCACTCACCGACACCGAATGCCAGCGCTCTGAGTGGCCTAGCCTTGGCCCTGGCTGGCGGCAAGTCTGCTGCCAATACGACGAAAGCCAGTGCCGCCTCCATTTTAGAGCACG CGGCACTGTCGCTTAAAGCATTCCGGGGATATTCGGATCGAGACCCTTGA